One genomic window of Coffea eugenioides isolate CCC68of chromosome 1, Ceug_1.0, whole genome shotgun sequence includes the following:
- the LOC113779176 gene encoding uncharacterized protein At3g17950-like: protein MAQQEEGWPLGLQPLNVRVGLARSRNFSGSTSFNTILSGSPSSSTNSSSDLDTESTGSFFHDRSTTLGSLIGVARIVNLSRRSTRGTSNPEAINGGHKSYRTKTWCFSLCPTDTTDAETVARNTPSLGHFLAVERRAAANEHHRSSHSSVFCGPDELAMAQPDREPNTLFVNGQIAPPPHESSSSPWSGSDVHRRNTSGGLGQGSGQGVPVLLFPCMCGCG, encoded by the exons ATGGCTCAACAG GAAGAAGGATGGCCGCTGGGATTGCAGCCTCTGAATGTAAGAGTAGGGTTAGCTAGGAGCCGTAATTTTTCTGGATCAACATCATTCAATACCATACTGAGTGGTTCTCCTAGTTCCTCAACAAATTCTTCATCAGATTTGGACACAGAA TCAACAGGGTCATTCTTCCACGACAGAAGCACTACGCTTGGAAGCCTAATTGGCGTAGCAAGAATAGTGAATCTCTCAAGAAGATCTACCAGGGGAACCTCAAATCCAGAAGCCATCAATGGAGGCCACAAGAGCTATAGGACGAAAACATGGTGTTTCTCTCTGTGTCCAACGGATACTACGGATGCTGAGACTGTAGCAAGAAACACCCCATCACTCGGCCATTTTCTTGCGGTGGAGAGAAGGGCAGCTGCTAATGAACATCATAGAAGCAGCCATAGCTCAGTATTTTGTGGTCCTGATGAACTTGCCATGGCTCAGCCTGATCGGGAACCGAATACATTGTTTGTGAATGGCCAAATTGCCCCACCTCCTCATGAGTCAAGTTCAAGTCCATGGTCTGGTTCAGATGTTCACAGGAGAAACACCAGTGGTGGATTAGGACAGGGCAGCGGACAGGGGGTTCCGGTGCTGCTGTTTCCTTGCATGTGCGGGTGCGGGTAG